The Arachis hypogaea cultivar Tifrunner chromosome 16, arahy.Tifrunner.gnm2.J5K5, whole genome shotgun sequence genome contains a region encoding:
- the LOC112758103 gene encoding uncharacterized protein isoform X1 has product MQLPPSCRRFIGVTVPEETWQIVLWWWRNYGGRHWILLLLKGVQFRSLMWRNKNLLCQGGQGQEQEQLSFLGPRHWSISGSISSAKLITFKQMMTLMMMSFIKADFSEFIWFYDFVFFMCRENGQKNISVSRAVTAWKLVLVGNEY; this is encoded by the exons ATGCAGCTGCCACCAAGCTGCAGAAGGTTTATAGGAGTTACCGTACCAGAAGAAACTTGGCAGATTGTGCTGTGGTGGTGGAGGAACTATG GTGGAAGGCATTGGATTTTGCTGCTCTTAAAAGGAGTTCAGTTTCGTTCTTTGATGTGGAGAAACAAAAATCTGCTGTGTCAAGGTGGGCAAGGGCAAGAACAAGAGCAGCTAAG CTTTCTTGGCCCAAGACATTGGTCAATAAGTGGTTCAATATCAAGTGCAAAACTGATAACTTTCAAGCAGATGATGACGTTGATGATGATGTCCTTTATCAAG GCAGACTTTTCAGAATTCATTTGGTTCTAtgattttgttttcttcatgtgtcgcGAGAATGGTCAAAAGAATATTT CTGTAAGCAGGGCAGTAACTGCTTGGAAATTAGTTCTTGTTGGGAATGAATACTGA
- the LOC112758103 gene encoding uncharacterized protein isoform X2, translated as MQLPPSCRRFIGVTVPEETWQIVLWWWRNYGGRHWILLLLKGVQFRSLMWRNKNLLCQGGQGQEQEQLSFLGPRHWSISGSISSAKLITFKQMMTLMMMSFIKADFSEFIWFYDFVFFMCRENGQKNICK; from the exons ATGCAGCTGCCACCAAGCTGCAGAAGGTTTATAGGAGTTACCGTACCAGAAGAAACTTGGCAGATTGTGCTGTGGTGGTGGAGGAACTATG GTGGAAGGCATTGGATTTTGCTGCTCTTAAAAGGAGTTCAGTTTCGTTCTTTGATGTGGAGAAACAAAAATCTGCTGTGTCAAGGTGGGCAAGGGCAAGAACAAGAGCAGCTAAG CTTTCTTGGCCCAAGACATTGGTCAATAAGTGGTTCAATATCAAGTGCAAAACTGATAACTTTCAAGCAGATGATGACGTTGATGATGATGTCCTTTATCAAG GCAGACTTTTCAGAATTCATTTGGTTCTAtgattttgttttcttcatgtgtcgcGAGAATGGTCAAAAGAATATTTGTAAGTAG
- the LOC112758104 gene encoding rapid alkalinization factor, translating into MARFNSCVVLVICASILVVMASSPTTTTADAGDHYNPMGMVGGWVASKKGSGSSCKGSIAQCMEAGEEEFDLDSEINRRILATTKYISYGALQRNTVPCSRRGASYYNCRPGAQANPYNRGCSAITRCRS; encoded by the coding sequence ATGGCGAGATTCAATTCGTGTGTGGTCCTCGTGATTTGTGCGAGCATCTTGGTGGTGATGGCTTCATCGCCGACAACAACGACAGCGGATGCAGGGGACCACTACAACCCCATGGGAATGGTTGGAGGATGGGTAGCTTCCAAGAAAGGTTCAGGCTCCTCCTGCAAGGGCTCCATAGCACAGTGCATGGAAGCAGGTGAAGAAGAGTTTGACTTGGACTCTGAGATCAACCGGCGCATCTTAGCCACCACCAAGTACATCAGCTACGGTGCGCTCCAGAGGAACACTGTCCCTTGCTCTCGCCGTGGCGCTTCCTACTACAATTGCCGCCCTGGTGCTCAGGCCAACCCTTACAATCGTGGCTGCAGCGCCATCACAAGGTGCAGgagctaa